One window from the genome of Nocardioides panaciterrulae encodes:
- a CDS encoding FxsA family protein, with translation MSRRRGLSWALFVAFVVVPIVEIYVLIQVGQVIGPWWTILLLVLDSIFGSWLIRREGARAWQALRVALESGRMPARELADGALLLIGGTLMLSPGFVTDVFGVLLILPFTRPLARRLLTEIVTRRLVSRNTTRPGPGSGGPVIRGEVIDE, from the coding sequence ATGAGCCGTCGCCGGGGGCTGAGCTGGGCGCTGTTCGTGGCGTTCGTGGTCGTGCCGATCGTCGAGATCTACGTGCTGATCCAGGTCGGGCAGGTCATCGGCCCGTGGTGGACGATCCTGCTGCTGGTGCTCGACAGCATCTTCGGCAGCTGGCTGATCCGGCGCGAGGGTGCCCGGGCCTGGCAGGCGCTGCGAGTGGCCCTGGAGAGCGGCCGGATGCCGGCTCGCGAGCTGGCGGACGGGGCGCTGCTGCTCATCGGCGGCACGCTGATGCTCAGCCCGGGCTTCGTCACCGACGTCTTCGGCGTGCTGCTGATCCTGCCGTTCACGCGGCCCCTGGCCCGGCGGCTGCTCACCGAGATCGTGACCCGCCGCCTGGTCTCCCGGAACACGACTCGCCCCGGACCCGGGTCCGGAGGACCCGTGATCCGGGGCGAGGTGATCGACGAGTGA
- a CDS encoding hotdog domain-containing protein has translation MGSTSQASVGTRVVHRRYVPYAHAHYAGNLVDGAYSLGLFGDVATEMCILTDGDEGLFASYSEVQFRAPVRAGDVLEITCDLVRVGTRSRTLELAVHVVARGEPTAEQPGAARMLEEPLLATTATGTVVVPA, from the coding sequence ATGGGCTCGACCAGCCAGGCCAGCGTCGGAACCCGCGTCGTGCACCGGCGCTACGTGCCCTACGCCCACGCCCACTACGCCGGCAACCTCGTCGACGGCGCCTACAGCCTCGGCCTGTTCGGCGACGTCGCCACCGAGATGTGCATCCTCACCGACGGCGACGAGGGCCTGTTCGCCTCCTACTCCGAGGTGCAGTTCCGCGCGCCGGTGCGCGCAGGCGACGTCCTGGAGATCACCTGCGACCTGGTCCGGGTGGGCACCCGGTCCCGGACGCTGGAGCTGGCCGTGCACGTCGTGGCGCGCGGGGAGCCCACCGCGGAGCAGCCCGGCGCGGCCCGGATGCTCGAGGAGCCGCTGCTGGCCACCACCGCCACGGGGACGGTGGTCGTCCCGGCGTGA
- a CDS encoding type IV toxin-antitoxin system AbiEi family antitoxin domain-containing protein, whose translation MDPRLQAISATEGVFLRREAIAIGFDDRSIERLVRRGEWVRVRRGAYVGAELWEALDEVGRRRVVARAAVRTAQTHVALSHTTAADALGAPVWDMPDVVHLTRTDHKAGRSEAGVRQHRGTIRVGDVTRRDGLLVTSGTRTALDMLTITDVEHALVTIDGLLHRGETTKELLAQGLAAQAFWPKTLASDLAIRLASGLAESAGETRIRFLCWAQGLPAPVLQYEVRNRHGRLIARLDLAWPELGVFLEFDGKVKYVVHLRPGETVTDAVLREKRREELVCELTGFRGIRTIWSDLYVPEQTASRIRALFRPSFRAA comes from the coding sequence ATGGATCCTCGACTGCAGGCGATCTCCGCCACCGAAGGCGTCTTCCTCCGACGCGAGGCCATCGCGATCGGCTTCGACGACCGGTCGATCGAGCGTCTCGTGCGCCGGGGCGAGTGGGTGCGCGTACGGCGCGGCGCGTACGTCGGCGCCGAGCTCTGGGAGGCGCTCGACGAGGTCGGTCGCCGACGCGTCGTGGCCCGCGCGGCCGTGCGCACCGCCCAGACCCACGTCGCGCTCTCCCACACCACGGCAGCCGATGCACTCGGCGCCCCGGTCTGGGACATGCCGGACGTCGTCCACCTCACCCGGACCGACCACAAGGCCGGTCGGTCCGAGGCCGGCGTGAGGCAGCACCGCGGCACGATCCGGGTCGGGGACGTGACCCGCCGCGACGGGCTGCTCGTCACCAGCGGGACCAGGACGGCCCTGGACATGCTCACGATCACCGACGTCGAGCACGCCCTGGTCACCATCGACGGCCTGCTCCATCGCGGCGAGACCACGAAGGAGCTGCTCGCGCAGGGCCTGGCCGCGCAGGCGTTCTGGCCCAAGACCCTGGCCAGCGACCTCGCCATCCGTCTCGCCTCGGGGCTCGCGGAGTCGGCTGGCGAGACCCGCATCCGCTTCCTGTGCTGGGCTCAGGGCCTGCCGGCGCCGGTGCTCCAGTACGAGGTCAGGAACCGCCACGGCCGACTCATCGCCCGCCTGGACCTCGCCTGGCCGGAGCTCGGGGTCTTCCTCGAGTTCGACGGCAAGGTGAAGTACGTGGTGCACCTGCGGCCCGGCGAGACGGTCACCGACGCCGTGCTGCGTGAGAAGCGACGCGAGGAGCTCGTCTGTGAGCTCACCGGCTTCCGGGGCATACGCACGATCTGGTCGGACCTCTACGTGCCCGAGCAGACCGCCTCCCGCATCCGGGCGCTGTTTCGCCCCAGCTTCCGCGCCGCCTGA
- a CDS encoding zinc-binding dehydrogenase — MTTRPSDPTGLHRVLDVPAVLPQAARRLDTRPELWPDEVRIRVEKLNLDAASFRQLERTHATAGEVDRDALRAQVLEIVAARGKMQNPETGSGGMLVGTVEEVGPESPLGLAVGDRVATLVSLTLTPLVIEDGLRGWDGRSEQVPCDGYAVLFGRSIAAVVPDDLPSDLSLSVMDVCGAPALTARVVEGYARSSTAPTVAVIGGGGKSGSLSLAAARRAGAGRTIGVVPHEREAESLRAAGLADEVVVADARDPIGLRDAVAAAGGPADVMVVCVDVPGCEGGAILATAEGGTVVFFSMATSFSAAALGAEGLAADVTMLVGNGYVPGHATYAMDLLRAEAGVRRLFEARLAAESVAAESGAAG, encoded by the coding sequence ATGACGACCCGCCCCAGTGATCCCACCGGCCTGCACCGGGTGCTCGACGTCCCGGCCGTGCTGCCCCAGGCGGCCCGCCGGCTCGACACCCGCCCCGAGCTGTGGCCCGACGAGGTCCGCATCCGGGTCGAGAAGCTCAACCTCGACGCCGCCTCGTTCCGCCAGCTCGAGCGCACGCACGCCACCGCGGGGGAGGTCGACCGGGACGCCCTGCGCGCGCAGGTGCTCGAGATCGTCGCGGCGCGCGGCAAGATGCAGAACCCCGAGACCGGCTCCGGCGGCATGCTCGTCGGCACCGTGGAGGAGGTCGGCCCGGAGTCGCCGCTCGGCCTCGCGGTCGGCGACCGGGTGGCCACGCTGGTCTCGCTGACGCTGACCCCGCTGGTCATCGAGGACGGCCTGCGCGGCTGGGACGGCCGCAGCGAGCAGGTGCCGTGCGACGGGTACGCCGTGCTGTTCGGCCGCTCCATCGCTGCGGTGGTCCCCGACGACCTGCCCAGCGACCTGAGCCTGTCGGTGATGGACGTGTGCGGCGCGCCGGCCCTGACCGCGCGCGTGGTCGAGGGCTACGCCCGCTCCTCGACGGCCCCGACCGTGGCGGTCATCGGCGGGGGCGGCAAGTCCGGCTCGCTGAGCCTGGCCGCGGCCCGCCGCGCCGGTGCCGGACGCACGATCGGCGTCGTCCCGCACGAGCGGGAGGCGGAGTCGCTGCGCGCGGCCGGCCTGGCCGACGAGGTCGTCGTCGCCGACGCGCGGGACCCGATCGGGCTGCGCGACGCGGTCGCCGCGGCCGGAGGCCCCGCCGACGTCATGGTGGTGTGCGTCGACGTGCCCGGTTGCGAGGGCGGCGCGATCCTGGCCACCGCCGAGGGCGGCACGGTCGTGTTCTTCTCGATGGCGACCTCGTTCTCGGCCGCGGCGCTGGGCGCCGAGGGCCTGGCCGCCGACGTGACGATGCTGGTCGGCAACGGCTACGTGCCCGGCCACGCGACGTACGCCATGGACCTGCTGCGCGCCGAGGCCGGCGTGCGGCGGCTCTTCGAGGCCCGGCTGGCCGCCGAGTCCGTGGCCGCCGAGTCCGGGGCCGCCGGGTGA
- the lnt gene encoding apolipoprotein N-acyltransferase, producing MLVRTSLALVAGVLLALAFEPVAAAALVPVGVAGFVLTVRGLRPGRAWIPALVFGVGFYFTLIFWMRAVGWDAWIGLAGVEACFYALLGPVSAVLLRRRAWPLWFAAAWVAMEVIRSSWPFSGMPWGRLAFATADTPVAQALPYAGSVGVSFLLALLGALLAQLVVARPGRRVRAGVLLLGVAAVTCLPALRPWQPDVSGHATVAAVQGNVPGNGDDILYDFRQVTQNHVDATVGLAARVAAGAAPRPDFVVWPENSTAVDPFTDPQTHAGIEAASSAIGVPILVGAIVDAGPIHVLNQGIVWNPGTGAADRYSKWHPVPYGEYIPFRRFFDGKNFGRLALIPRDMLAGTRTEPLQIAGIPVADAICFDVAYDDGLYAQLSHGAQLVTVQTSNATFIHTDQIDQQFAITRLRALETGRWVVVASTNGVSGIIDPGGAVVDRAGVQTQDVLVDRVGLVDGLTPAVRLGAWTGRACLAATVLGLLLTLIPYRRRQAPATERDTPSRAVPSTADAERETRAAQ from the coding sequence GTGCTCGTCCGGACCAGTCTCGCGCTGGTGGCGGGCGTCCTGCTGGCCCTCGCCTTCGAGCCGGTCGCGGCCGCGGCGCTCGTGCCGGTCGGCGTCGCCGGCTTCGTGCTCACCGTGCGCGGCTTGCGCCCCGGCCGCGCCTGGATCCCCGCGCTGGTCTTCGGGGTCGGCTTCTACTTCACGCTGATCTTCTGGATGCGCGCGGTCGGGTGGGACGCCTGGATCGGGCTCGCGGGCGTGGAGGCCTGCTTCTACGCGCTGCTCGGCCCGGTCAGCGCGGTGCTGCTGCGGCGGCGGGCGTGGCCGCTGTGGTTCGCCGCGGCCTGGGTCGCGATGGAGGTGATCCGCAGCTCCTGGCCGTTCAGCGGCATGCCCTGGGGGCGACTGGCGTTCGCGACCGCCGACACCCCGGTCGCCCAGGCTCTGCCGTACGCCGGGTCGGTCGGCGTGAGCTTCCTGCTGGCCCTGCTGGGCGCGCTGCTCGCCCAGCTGGTCGTCGCGCGTCCGGGCCGGCGCGTCCGGGCCGGGGTGCTGCTGCTCGGCGTGGCCGCCGTGACCTGCCTGCCCGCCCTGCGGCCCTGGCAGCCCGACGTCTCCGGCCACGCCACCGTGGCGGCGGTGCAGGGCAACGTGCCCGGGAACGGCGACGACATCCTCTACGACTTCCGCCAGGTCACCCAGAACCACGTCGACGCCACGGTCGGCCTCGCGGCGCGCGTGGCCGCCGGCGCGGCGCCCCGGCCGGACTTCGTGGTCTGGCCGGAGAACTCCACCGCCGTCGACCCCTTCACCGACCCGCAGACGCACGCCGGGATCGAGGCCGCCTCGAGCGCGATCGGCGTCCCGATCCTCGTGGGCGCCATCGTCGACGCGGGGCCGATCCACGTGCTCAACCAGGGCATCGTGTGGAACCCCGGCACCGGCGCCGCCGACCGCTACTCCAAGTGGCACCCGGTGCCCTACGGCGAGTACATCCCCTTCCGGCGCTTCTTCGACGGCAAGAACTTCGGGCGGCTGGCGCTGATCCCGCGGGACATGCTGGCCGGGACGCGGACCGAGCCGCTGCAGATCGCGGGCATCCCGGTGGCCGACGCGATCTGCTTCGACGTGGCCTACGACGACGGCCTCTACGCCCAGCTCTCCCACGGCGCCCAGCTGGTGACCGTGCAGACCAGCAACGCCACGTTCATCCACACCGACCAGATCGACCAGCAGTTCGCGATCACCCGGCTGCGGGCCCTGGAGACCGGGCGCTGGGTCGTGGTCGCCTCCACCAACGGGGTCTCGGGCATCATCGACCCCGGCGGCGCGGTGGTGGACCGGGCCGGCGTACAGACCCAGGACGTGCTGGTGGACCGCGTCGGCCTGGTCGACGGGCTCACGCCCGCCGTACGCCTCGGCGCGTGGACGGGACGCGCCTGCCTCGCCGCCACCGTGCTGGGCCTGCTGCTCACGCTGATCCCGTATCGTCGGAGGCAAGCACCGGCGACGGAACGCGACACCCCGAGCCGGGCGGTCCCGTCGACGGCGGACGCGGAACGGGAGACGAGGGCGGCACAGTGA
- a CDS encoding KamA family radical SAM protein, with protein sequence MSIETSIGLETGQPYPYQRTELVEPDWTRFPGWKDVTTAEWESVQWQRAHCVKNVKQLRELMGDLLDERFYADLERDQAERATMSMLVPPQMMNTMVPQFVPGGPGSMTEQFYADPIRHYMIPVLSDRRTDWSSHPHATRDSLHEHDMWVAEGLTHRYPTKVLAELLPTCPQYCGHCTRMDLVGNSTPTIDKLKFVGKPNDRLGNMLDYLRRTPSVRDVVVSGGDVANMPWPRLEAFLTDLLEIENIRDIRLATKALIGLPQHWLQDDVVRGMERVASVARARGVSVAIHTHTNHANSVTPLVARATRAMLDTGIRDVRNQGVLLNGVNADPHALLDLCFRLLDGAQIMPYYFYMCDMIPFSEHWRVSVADAQRLQHHIMGYLPGFATPRIVCDVPFVGKRWVHQLADYDTERGISYWTKNYRTSIEATDPEALTRTFEYYDPIHTLPEAGQQWWATHADLPTSDLRAAEVAEASRRTAALQAW encoded by the coding sequence ATGAGCATCGAGACCTCGATCGGTCTTGAGACCGGCCAGCCCTACCCCTACCAGCGCACGGAGCTGGTCGAGCCGGACTGGACCCGCTTCCCCGGCTGGAAGGACGTCACCACCGCGGAGTGGGAGTCCGTGCAGTGGCAGCGCGCCCACTGCGTCAAGAACGTCAAGCAGCTGCGCGAGCTGATGGGCGACCTGCTCGACGAGCGGTTCTACGCCGACCTCGAGCGCGACCAGGCCGAGCGCGCGACGATGTCGATGCTGGTGCCGCCGCAGATGATGAACACGATGGTGCCGCAGTTCGTGCCCGGCGGCCCCGGCTCGATGACCGAGCAGTTCTACGCCGACCCGATCCGGCACTACATGATCCCGGTGCTCAGCGACCGGCGCACCGACTGGTCCTCGCACCCGCACGCGACCCGCGACTCGCTGCACGAGCACGACATGTGGGTGGCCGAGGGGCTGACCCACCGCTACCCGACCAAGGTGCTCGCCGAGCTGCTGCCCACCTGCCCGCAGTACTGCGGGCACTGCACCCGCATGGACCTGGTCGGCAACTCCACGCCGACCATCGACAAGCTCAAGTTCGTCGGCAAGCCCAACGACCGGCTCGGGAACATGCTCGACTACCTGCGGCGTACGCCGTCGGTGCGCGACGTCGTGGTCTCCGGCGGCGACGTGGCGAACATGCCGTGGCCGCGACTCGAGGCGTTCCTCACCGACCTGCTCGAGATCGAGAACATCCGCGACATCCGGCTGGCCACCAAGGCGCTGATCGGCCTCCCCCAGCACTGGCTGCAGGACGACGTGGTCCGGGGGATGGAGCGGGTCGCGTCCGTGGCCCGCGCCCGCGGCGTCTCCGTGGCGATCCACACCCACACCAACCACGCCAACTCGGTCACCCCGCTCGTGGCGCGGGCGACCCGCGCGATGCTGGACACCGGCATCCGCGACGTCCGCAACCAGGGCGTGCTGCTCAACGGCGTCAACGCCGACCCGCACGCGCTGCTCGACCTGTGCTTCCGGCTGCTCGACGGCGCGCAGATCATGCCCTACTACTTCTACATGTGCGACATGATCCCGTTCTCGGAGCACTGGCGGGTCTCGGTCGCAGACGCGCAGCGGCTGCAGCACCACATCATGGGCTACCTCCCCGGCTTCGCGACGCCGCGGATCGTCTGCGACGTGCCGTTCGTCGGCAAGCGCTGGGTGCACCAGCTCGCCGACTACGACACCGAGCGCGGCATCTCTTACTGGACCAAGAACTACCGCACCTCCATCGAGGCCACCGACCCCGAGGCGCTGACCCGGACCTTCGAGTACTACGACCCGATCCACACCCTCCCCGAGGCCGGCCAGCAGTGGTGGGCCACCCACGCCGACCTCCCCACCTCCGACCTCAGGGCCGCGGAGGTCGCCGAGGCCTCGCGGCGTACCGCCGCGCTCCAGGCCTGGTGA
- a CDS encoding amidohydrolase family protein, giving the protein MTRTLFRNGVVHDGRPARRATALAVEDGRVVFIGDEQGAAAYDGAEEVVDLEGALLTAAFVDTHVHTVRTGFALVGLDLVGSPSLVATLDAVAGHAEAHLNDGVLVGQGWDEHAWPERRPPTGEELERSAPGRRTCLTRVDGHSSVISPALAALVPGLDQLDGWTPDGRAEREAHHAVRAILESLIGPEDRLAAARAACRHLAARGVVGFHENAAPHIGPEHEIEMVRRAAAEVGLRATVYWGELMAVETARRLRVAGLAGDLIADGAFGSRTASLSAPYADLADSCGHAYLTAEQVRDHVVACTEAGLQAGFHCIGDAALEEVRDGLEQAERRLGADRLRRARHRLEHVEMPSPAMVATMSRLGVVASVQPMFDALWGGPEGMYAVRLGERWRATNPLLDLETAAVPLAFGSDSPVTPVDPWAAVRAAVHHHREGQRLSPQRAFRAHTRGGAYAAHDDDGGSLALGARADLAVWEVPGGLTADDLPDLTPGLEPPRLVRTVAAGRTIHRSDEQPEKQDWA; this is encoded by the coding sequence GTGACCCGGACGCTCTTCCGCAACGGGGTCGTCCACGACGGGCGGCCGGCTCGGCGTGCCACGGCGCTGGCGGTCGAGGACGGGCGGGTCGTCTTCATCGGCGACGAGCAGGGCGCCGCGGCGTACGACGGGGCCGAGGAGGTCGTCGACCTCGAGGGAGCGCTGCTGACCGCCGCCTTCGTGGACACCCACGTGCACACCGTGCGGACCGGGTTCGCGCTGGTCGGGCTGGACCTGGTCGGCAGCCCCAGCCTGGTCGCGACCCTGGACGCGGTGGCCGGCCACGCCGAGGCCCACTTGAACGACGGGGTGCTGGTCGGGCAGGGCTGGGACGAGCACGCCTGGCCCGAGCGCCGGCCGCCGACGGGGGAGGAGCTGGAGCGGTCCGCCCCCGGGCGCCGCACCTGCCTGACCCGGGTCGACGGCCACTCCTCGGTGATCTCCCCGGCGCTGGCCGCGCTGGTGCCGGGGCTGGACCAGCTCGACGGCTGGACACCGGACGGCCGGGCGGAGCGCGAGGCCCACCACGCCGTCCGCGCGATCCTGGAGAGCCTGATCGGGCCGGAGGACCGGCTCGCCGCCGCGCGCGCGGCCTGCCGCCACCTGGCCGCCCGTGGCGTGGTCGGCTTCCACGAGAACGCCGCGCCGCACATCGGCCCCGAGCACGAGATCGAGATGGTCCGCCGGGCCGCGGCCGAGGTCGGGCTGCGGGCCACGGTCTACTGGGGCGAGCTGATGGCCGTGGAGACCGCCCGGCGGCTGAGGGTGGCCGGCCTCGCCGGCGACCTGATCGCCGATGGTGCGTTCGGCTCACGGACCGCCTCGCTGTCCGCGCCGTACGCCGACCTGGCCGACTCCTGCGGGCACGCCTACCTCACCGCCGAGCAGGTCCGCGACCACGTCGTGGCCTGCACCGAGGCCGGGCTGCAGGCCGGGTTCCACTGCATCGGCGACGCCGCCCTCGAGGAGGTCCGCGACGGCCTCGAGCAGGCCGAGCGGCGCCTCGGCGCCGACCGGCTGCGCCGGGCGCGGCACCGGCTGGAGCACGTCGAGATGCCCTCGCCCGCGATGGTGGCCACGATGTCCCGGCTGGGCGTCGTCGCCAGCGTGCAGCCGATGTTCGACGCGCTGTGGGGCGGCCCGGAGGGCATGTACGCCGTGCGCCTCGGCGAGCGCTGGCGGGCGACCAACCCGCTCCTGGACCTGGAGACGGCCGCGGTGCCGCTGGCCTTCGGCTCCGACTCCCCGGTGACGCCGGTCGACCCGTGGGCGGCCGTGCGGGCCGCGGTGCACCACCACCGCGAGGGCCAGCGGCTCTCGCCGCAGCGGGCGTTCCGCGCCCACACCCGCGGCGGTGCCTACGCCGCCCACGACGACGACGGCGGCTCCCTGGCCCTCGGGGCCCGGGCCGACCTCGCGGTGTGGGAGGTCCCCGGCGGCCTGACCGCGGACGACCTCCCCGACCTGACCCCCGGCCTCGAACCGCCGCGCCTGGTGCGCACGGTCGCGGCCGGTCGCACCATCCACCGAAGCGACGAGCAGCCAGAGAAGCAGGACTGGGCATGA
- a CDS encoding OAM dimerization domain-containing protein — protein sequence MSGTVIRPYGDTTGDGMVQLSFTLPISSEGAQLKLAEGAAAQLANKMGMDPALVVHARPMGPDFTFFVVYGRVNHLVDTSKVEVVERDYPLLTPKEVNAAVKRALRRRLTVVGACIGTDAHTVGIDAILNIKGFAGEKGLEYYRELKVVNLGAQVSVPQLVERARAEKADAVLVSQVVTQRDAHLLNTREMSAAFRESYPADRRPLLIVGGPRFDETMAAELGVDRVFGRGTTPGEVASFLVDRLAPTPERKSA from the coding sequence GTGAGCGGCACCGTCATCCGCCCGTACGGCGACACCACCGGCGACGGCATGGTGCAGCTGAGCTTCACGCTGCCGATCAGCTCCGAGGGCGCGCAGCTGAAGCTCGCCGAGGGCGCCGCCGCCCAGCTGGCGAACAAGATGGGCATGGACCCCGCCCTGGTCGTGCACGCGCGGCCGATGGGCCCGGACTTCACGTTCTTCGTGGTCTACGGCCGGGTCAACCACCTCGTCGACACCAGCAAGGTCGAGGTCGTGGAGCGCGACTACCCGCTGCTGACCCCCAAGGAGGTCAACGCCGCGGTGAAGCGGGCGCTGCGGCGCCGGCTGACCGTGGTCGGTGCCTGCATCGGCACCGACGCGCACACCGTCGGGATCGACGCGATCTTGAACATCAAGGGCTTCGCGGGGGAGAAGGGCCTGGAGTACTACCGGGAGCTGAAGGTGGTCAACCTCGGCGCCCAGGTCTCCGTACCGCAGCTGGTGGAGCGCGCCCGCGCCGAGAAGGCCGACGCGGTGCTGGTCTCCCAGGTCGTCACCCAGCGCGACGCGCACCTGCTCAACACCCGCGAGATGTCCGCGGCCTTCCGCGAGTCCTACCCGGCCGACAGGCGGCCGCTGCTGATCGTGGGCGGTCCCCGGTTCGACGAGACCATGGCCGCCGAGCTCGGCGTGGACCGCGTCTTCGGCCGCGGCACCACCCCCGGCGAGGTGGCCAGCTTCCTCGTCGACCGACTCGCCCCGACCCCGGAGAGGAAGTCCGCCTGA
- a CDS encoding polyprenol monophosphomannose synthase has protein sequence MTSAGSIEGLGRVVVVIPTYNEAENLAWIVGRLRRAQPDVDVLVVDDDSPDGTGRLADELAAGDPAVQVLHRTAKGGLGAAYLHGFAHALEAGYDVVGEMDADGSHQPEQLDRLLEALRDADLVIGSRWVPGGSVVNWPRSRELLSRGGNLYVRVLLGVGVRDATAGYRLFRRATLEKIDLASVRSTGYVFQTDLVARTLAAGLTVREVPIEFVERIRGDSKMSGAVAAESLRRITVWGARERVAQVRRAVRRRA, from the coding sequence GTGACGAGCGCCGGAAGCATCGAGGGCCTAGGGCGGGTCGTGGTGGTCATCCCGACCTACAACGAGGCCGAGAACCTGGCCTGGATCGTGGGCCGGCTGCGTCGCGCCCAGCCGGACGTGGACGTGCTCGTCGTCGACGACGACTCACCGGACGGCACCGGCCGGCTCGCCGACGAGCTCGCGGCCGGCGACCCCGCGGTGCAGGTCCTGCACCGGACCGCCAAGGGCGGCCTGGGCGCGGCGTACCTGCACGGCTTCGCGCACGCCCTCGAGGCGGGCTACGACGTGGTCGGCGAGATGGACGCCGACGGCTCCCACCAGCCCGAGCAGCTGGACCGGCTGCTGGAGGCGCTCAGGGACGCCGACCTCGTGATCGGGTCGCGCTGGGTGCCCGGCGGCTCGGTGGTGAACTGGCCGCGCTCGCGGGAGCTGCTCAGCCGCGGCGGCAACCTCTACGTCCGCGTGCTGCTCGGCGTCGGGGTGCGGGACGCGACCGCCGGCTACCGGCTGTTCCGGCGCGCGACGCTGGAGAAGATCGACCTGGCCTCGGTGCGCTCGACCGGCTACGTCTTCCAGACCGACCTGGTCGCCCGCACCCTGGCGGCCGGGCTGACCGTGCGCGAGGTGCCGATCGAGTTTGTCGAGCGGATCCGCGGCGACTCCAAGATGAGCGGCGCGGTGGCCGCCGAGTCGCTGCGACGGATCACCGTCTGGGGTGCGCGCGAACGGGTCGCACAGGTGCGCCGGGCCGTGCGGAGGCGGGCATGA
- a CDS encoding lysine 5,6-aminomutase subunit alpha, whose product MSTRAAKRQTKLDLDPTTVRKARSLARKAGRPIVTMARKHTTVAVERATLRLAGLEGADPDGTPWVNRLLDVVRADVGLEHGVALPVWDALRRGEADDLATLAQKASAGSVTFRLPEGREATRAGAAARRQVASGVKRIDARRRERDRLVARWGDAPRQPWIYLIVATGDIYEDIPQAQQAAREGADVIAVIRSTGQSLLDYVPEGATREGFAGTYATQENFRLMRAALDESSKELGRYVRLTNYASGLCMPEIAALAGLERLDMMLNDSMYGILFRDINPIRTFVDQRFSRQVHARAGIIINTGEDNYLTTADAVEAAHTVTTSQLLNEYFGKEAGLEDWQLGLGHAFEIDPEIPDSFRMELAHALLARELFPDAPLKWMPPTRHMTGDVFRGYLLDGFFNLAGALTGQGILLVGMMTEAVVTPWLSDRDLALQNVRYVMNAAGNLAEDFRPAPDGFIAERARRVLGETIDLLDRIVTDTDAAGDPPLLAAIADGTFGLMKRPADGGRGLDGVARKSAAYYNPATEILEEGQ is encoded by the coding sequence ATGAGCACACGCGCCGCGAAGCGGCAGACCAAGCTGGACCTCGACCCGACGACCGTCCGCAAGGCGCGGTCCCTGGCCCGCAAGGCGGGCCGGCCGATCGTCACGATGGCCCGCAAGCACACCACCGTCGCCGTCGAGCGCGCCACGCTGCGCCTCGCCGGCCTGGAGGGCGCGGACCCGGACGGCACGCCCTGGGTCAACCGCCTCCTCGACGTGGTGCGCGCGGACGTCGGCCTCGAGCACGGTGTCGCGCTCCCGGTCTGGGACGCGCTGCGCCGCGGCGAGGCCGACGACCTCGCCACGCTCGCTCAGAAGGCCTCCGCCGGCTCGGTGACCTTCCGGCTGCCGGAGGGCCGGGAGGCGACGCGGGCCGGCGCCGCGGCCCGCCGGCAGGTGGCGTCCGGCGTCAAGCGCATCGACGCGCGCCGCCGGGAGCGGGACCGGCTGGTGGCCAGGTGGGGCGACGCGCCGCGGCAGCCGTGGATCTACCTCATCGTCGCGACCGGCGACATCTACGAGGACATCCCGCAGGCCCAGCAGGCCGCGCGCGAGGGCGCCGACGTGATCGCGGTGATCCGCTCGACCGGCCAGAGCCTGCTCGACTACGTGCCCGAGGGCGCGACCCGCGAGGGCTTCGCCGGCACCTACGCCACCCAGGAGAACTTCCGCCTGATGCGGGCGGCCCTCGACGAGTCGAGCAAGGAGCTGGGCCGCTACGTGCGGCTGACCAACTACGCCAGCGGGCTGTGCATGCCCGAGATCGCGGCGCTGGCCGGGCTCGAGCGCCTCGACATGATGCTGAACGACTCGATGTACGGGATCCTCTTCCGCGACATCAACCCGATCCGCACCTTCGTCGACCAGCGCTTCAGCCGCCAGGTGCACGCGCGCGCCGGGATCATCATCAACACCGGCGAGGACAACTACCTGACCACCGCCGACGCCGTGGAGGCCGCGCACACGGTCACCACCAGCCAGCTGCTCAACGAGTACTTCGGCAAGGAGGCCGGTCTGGAGGACTGGCAGCTGGGCCTGGGCCACGCCTTCGAGATAGACCCGGAGATCCCGGACTCCTTCCGGATGGAGCTCGCCCACGCGCTGCTGGCCCGCGAGCTGTTCCCCGACGCGCCGCTGAAGTGGATGCCGCCGACCCGGCACATGACCGGCGACGTGTTCCGCGGCTACCTGCTCGACGGGTTCTTCAACCTCGCCGGTGCGCTGACCGGCCAGGGGATCCTGCTGGTCGGGATGATGACCGAGGCCGTGGTCACGCCCTGGCTGTCCGACCGCGACCTGGCACTGCAGAACGTCCGCTACGTCATGAACGCCGCCGGCAACCTCGCCGAGGACTTCCGCCCCGCCCCCGACGGCTTCATCGCCGAGCGCGCCCGCCGGGTCCTGGGCGAGACGATCGACCTGCTGGACCGGATCGTCACCGACACCGACGCGGCGGGCGACCCGCCGCTGCTGGCCGCGATCGCCGACGGCACCTTCGGGCTGATGAAGCGCCCGGCCGACGGCGGGCGCGGCCTCGACGGCGTGGCCCGGAAGTCCGCGGCCTACTACAACCCGGCGACCGAGATCCTCGAGGAGGGCCAGTGA